The DNA region CACCACGTCGTCCGGGTCCTTGCCGCGGCCGGTGAGGCGTTCCAGAAGCGCCGCCCGCGAAGGAGGCAGGATGAACACGTAAGCGCCGGTGAGCCAGCGTTTGAGCGAGAGCGCGCCCTGGACGTCAATGTCGAAAAGGACGTCGCGCCCCTGCTGCAGGTTGGCCACCACGGACGCCATGGGCGTGCCGTAACAGTTGTCATGTACGCGGGCCCACTCCGCAAAGAACCCCTCGGCCACGAGCGCCTCGAAGCGCTCCATGGTGACAAAATGGTAGTCCACACCGTCTTTTTCGCCTTCGCGGGGATCGCGCGTGGTGTAGGAGATGGAGTAGGCAAAGCGGTCGAACTCGCTGGTGAGGCGTTTGACCAGGGTGGTTTTGCCGGCTCCCGAGGGGGCGGAAAGGATAAGGGCTATGCCGGGGCGGGGGGTGTTCATTCTTCGCTTTCCTGTGCAAAACGCTGCCCCAGCGTATCGGCCTGGATGGCCGAAAGGAGCACGTGATTCGAGTCTGTAATGATGATGGATCGTGTCTTGCGGCCCTGGGTGGCGTCCACGAGCCTGCCTGCCTGGCGGGCGTCTTCCCGCAGCCGGCGCATGGGCGAGGACGTGGGCGTGACAATGGACACCACGCGGCTGGCGACAACGTAGTTGCCGAAACCGATATTCAGGAGCTTGACGGGGCGCATGGTGTACAACCTACATATTATTCAAGATTCTGCACCTGTTCACGGCACTTTTCAAGCTCGGCCTTGAAGTCCACGGCCATGTGTGAGACCTGCGGGTCCTGGGCCTTGTTGCCGCAGGTGTTAATCTCCCGGAAACATTCCTGAAGTGTGAAGTCGAGCCGCTTGCCGCACTCGCCGCCGGCCTCCAGAAGCTCGGCCATGAGGTTGAGGTGGGCCTTGAGCCGCGTCAGTTCCTCGCTCACGTCCAGCTTGTCGGAGAGGACGGCGACCTCCTGCAGGAGCATGTTCTCGTCCGGGGCGAGGTCGTGCTTGGCCAGAAAAGCAGTGAGGCGCTCCTCGATGGCCTTGGCCTTTTCCGGCCCCAGCTCGACCACACGCGCGGAGATATCGCCGTGCAGGCTCTTGAGCGTGGCCAGGCGCGAGGTGAGGTCGGCGTACAGGCTCTCGCCCTCCTTGGCGCGCGAGGCATTCCAGTCGTCCAGGGCGTCGGAAAGACCCTGTGACAGGCTCTCGGCCATGGTCGCGTCCACGCCGCTGGAGTCCTCCTCCCAGAGGCTGGAGATGTTGAAAAAGCGGTTGTAGTCCGGCAGGAAGTCCAGGCCGTCATTCTCGGCCAGGGCGCGGACTTCTTCGGTCATGGCGCGGACCAGCGGGCGGTTGAGTCGCACGCCCAGGAGGTCCGGCCGGTAGATGGAAAGATGGAGATATATCTCGACCCGGCCGCGCGAGGCCTTGGTGCGGACCAGGCCTTCCCACTCCTGCTCCAGGCTGCGCACGCTGGGGGGCATGCGCCATTTTGTGTCAAGGTGGCGGCTGTTTACGCTTTTTATTTCCCATGTATAGGACCAGCCCGGGCCGGCGTTGGCGACGTCGCCGCCTGCCTGTGTGGAGGACCGTCCATATCCTGTCATGCTGCGCACGTTTCGTGCTCCTTTGCTGTCATTCAAGTGCTTTATAATAGATTTCGGGCGCCTGGACAAGCGGAAGGCGCTCCATCCAGGCGGAAGGTCATGGCGTGATGCGGGTGACGACCAGCGTCTCGTTGCGCACGCCCACGGGCCGTGCCGGGATCAGCCGACCCACCAGCGAAGGCTCCAACGTCTGGTCGAACACGCAGCTCAGGTACGTCTCCGAGGTACCCCTGGCTGTAGTGGCAGGGGTGGACGCGGCGTCTCCTGCGGACTCCAGCGCCACGGTCACGGCGTCCAGCTCCGTCTCGGCGTGCAGGAACGTGCGCTTCTTCTCCGCGGCGATGCCACGCAGAACCGCGGCGCGGCGTTTTTTCTCCTGAGGCGGCACATCATCACGCATGCCCGCTGCCACGGTGCCTTTTCTTGGCGAGAAAGGGAAGACATGCGCGTAGGTCAGTGGCAGGGCGCGGCAGAACTCCTCGCTCCTGGCGAAGTCCTCCGCGCTCTCGCCGGGGAAGCCTACGATGACGTCCACGCCCAGGCCAAAGCGCGGCCAGGTTGCGGAAAGCTCTTCCACAAAATGTTGAATCTGCTCCGGCGTGTAGTGGCTGCGGCGCATGGCGGACAGCACGCCGGGGCTGGCGCTTTGCAGGGAGACGTGCAGGTGCGGGCAGACCAGCGAGCAGCCGGCGATGGTCTCCAGGCCGGCGTCGGTGAGCAGCGAGGGGTCCAGCGAGGAAAGGCGCAGCCGTGCGCGGCCGGTCCACTCCGGCGCAAGCGCGGCGTCCAGCGCTGCGAGGAGGCTCCAGAAATCGCTCGGTGGATCGAGGTCCGGCCCGTACTGGCGCAGGTTCACGCCGCTGAGCATGATCTCGCGCACGCCGGAGCCGAGCAGCCGTCGCGCCTCGGCAATGACGGCGTCGGCCGGGCGGCTCACCGGGCCGCCGCGGGCGCGCGGCACGATGCAGTAGGCGCAGTTGTGGGAGCAGCCGTCCTGGACCACCAGATTGCCGCGGGCGCGCTCCGCCCCGGTCACGTGGAACTCTGTGGGAACTGTGGTGTTGGGAGATGCCGCCGCGGCGGCGTAGCGTGTGAGCAGCGCCGTCTTCTGCTTCTGGGGAACAATCTCGCTGACGCCGGCCAAGTCGGACAGCTCGTCGCGGCAGGCCTCGGCCGCGCAGCCCGTGAGCACGATGCGCGCCTTCGGGTTCTCGCGCACCAGGCGGGAGACGCGCTGGCGCAGGTCGCGGATGGCGCGGGCCGTGACCGCGCAGGAGTTCACCAGCAGCATGTGGGCCGTGGCCGGATCATCCGTCTCCTCCAGCCCGGCGGCGCGCCACGCCTCGCGCAGGGCCTGGCTCTCGTACTGATTCACCTTGCAGCCCATGGTCACGATGTGGAAGCGCTGCGTCATGCCGGCGTCTCTGTGGTGATGATGCCGCCGGCAAGCACCCGGCCGGAAGCGTCGTACACCGCAGCCACCTGCCCGGCTGCCGGCAGGGAGCGCGGCGTATCAAAGCGGATGTCGAGCCGGTCCTGCCCATACGACACACGAGCCGGCGCTGCCTGCTGGCGATAGCGCGTCTTGACCAGGGTCTTCTCAGGCCACTCAGTGGGCGGGACGAGCAAGTTCACCTGCCGGGCCGTGCAGCTGGCCGCCGTGGTCAGCTCCTTGGAGCCCACGATCAGTGCGTTGCGGGGCTGGTCCTTGCCGAGCACGTACAGGGGCTCCGCGTACGCCACGCCGATGCCGCGGCGCTGGCCTGGCGTGTAGCGGTGCAGCCCGCCATGCGTGCCCAGGCGTTCTCCGCTGGGCAGCTCGATGGGGCCGGCGTCGCAGAGCTCGGGCTGCCGCGCCTCGATAAAGGCCACATAGTCGTCGTCCGGCACAAAGCAGACCTCCTGGCTCTCGCCAGGCGCGGGCGGGGTGAGGCCGCGTTCCTGCAAGGCGGCCATGGTGTCACGC from Oceanidesulfovibrio marinus includes:
- the mnmA gene encoding tRNA 2-thiouridine(34) synthase MnmA, whose product is MGDSVPHQPRRVAVAVSGGRDSLLALALLVETYGPDNVIAIHGLFIREADQRLCADLERVCALLSVRLVVADVRDRFEEAVIRPFVAEYAAGRTPNPCALCNREVKFGLLLDEARGHGASHIATGHYARLEHGPERTALFCGADPAKDQSYFLSLVPERALACAIFPLGERYKRDTMAALQERGLTPPAPGESQEVCFVPDDDYVAFIEARQPELCDAGPIELPSGERLGTHGGLHRYTPGQRRGIGVAYAEPLYVLGKDQPRNALIVGSKELTTAASCTARQVNLLVPPTEWPEKTLVKTRYRQQAAPARVSYGQDRLDIRFDTPRSLPAAGQVAAVYDASGRVLAGGIITTETPA
- a CDS encoding DUF370 domain-containing protein; amino-acid sequence: MRPVKLLNIGFGNYVVASRVVSIVTPTSSPMRRLREDARQAGRLVDATQGRKTRSIIITDSNHVLLSAIQADTLGQRFAQESEE
- a CDS encoding MiaB/RimO family radical SAM methylthiotransferase — its product is MTQRFHIVTMGCKVNQYESQALREAWRAAGLEETDDPATAHMLLVNSCAVTARAIRDLRQRVSRLVRENPKARIVLTGCAAEACRDELSDLAGVSEIVPQKQKTALLTRYAAAAASPNTTVPTEFHVTGAERARGNLVVQDGCSHNCAYCIVPRARGGPVSRPADAVIAEARRLLGSGVREIMLSGVNLRQYGPDLDPPSDFWSLLAALDAALAPEWTGRARLRLSSLDPSLLTDAGLETIAGCSLVCPHLHVSLQSASPGVLSAMRRSHYTPEQIQHFVEELSATWPRFGLGVDVIVGFPGESAEDFARSEEFCRALPLTYAHVFPFSPRKGTVAAGMRDDVPPQEKKRRAAVLRGIAAEKKRTFLHAETELDAVTVALESAGDAASTPATTARGTSETYLSCVFDQTLEPSLVGRLIPARPVGVRNETLVVTRITP
- a CDS encoding YicC/YloC family endoribonuclease, which gives rise to MTGYGRSSTQAGGDVANAGPGWSYTWEIKSVNSRHLDTKWRMPPSVRSLEQEWEGLVRTKASRGRVEIYLHLSIYRPDLLGVRLNRPLVRAMTEEVRALAENDGLDFLPDYNRFFNISSLWEEDSSGVDATMAESLSQGLSDALDDWNASRAKEGESLYADLTSRLATLKSLHGDISARVVELGPEKAKAIEERLTAFLAKHDLAPDENMLLQEVAVLSDKLDVSEELTRLKAHLNLMAELLEAGGECGKRLDFTLQECFREINTCGNKAQDPQVSHMAVDFKAELEKCREQVQNLE
- the gmk gene encoding guanylate kinase; the protein is MNTPRPGIALILSAPSGAGKTTLVKRLTSEFDRFAYSISYTTRDPREGEKDGVDYHFVTMERFEALVAEGFFAEWARVHDNCYGTPMASVVANLQQGRDVLFDIDVQGALSLKRWLTGAYVFILPPSRAALLERLTGRGKDPDDVVATRMRNAEQEIAMAKEFDYYVVNDALDTAYDELRAVYLAQAQRRGAHVGLVDKLLEQWKTE